Sequence from the Sulfuracidifex tepidarius genome:
TGGTCGCCTCGTCCAGTTGCGTATCCACGCTCCAGTTGAAGTTTTCCAAGCTGGACTTCCAACCGTCCCTTAGGTGTATCTCGAGGGGGACCCCGTACATCTCCTTAACCTTACTCGCCATAACGTTGGTGACCCCGGGCTCAGCTCCCATGCCTATCAACGCTAGGAGCCCCTCCCTCTCGAAGTCCTTGTCCATCTCCAGCTGTTTCCTCGTCATCCAGAAGAGCCCTCCTAGGTCCACGTAGTTGACCCCCGCCTTCAGGGACGCCTTCATAGCGTCCAAGTTGAAGTAGTATTGTGCTGAGTTGACCACGAAGTCGAACCCCTTCAACCTCTCAGCGGTCTCGCTCACTTCCTTCAGGTCTACCTTCACGAAGTCACCAACGTTGAATTCGGGCTTCACCAAGTCCATCACTGTCACCGTGTGGCCTCTCTTCACAAGCTCTGTCGATATCACCCTCCCTATGAGGCCTGCTCCTCCCAGTACTGCGATCTTCATGTCCATCACTCCGGAGGTATTTCCTTGAATATCAGTTGGGGCTCTATACCCTTCTTCTTAGTGGAGACGTAGCTCCCGACGTAAATCAGTACTCCCAACCCGTATATAGCAGCGAGGGACGCTATGGTAGGGAAGTTGATGGGGAGTAGAACTGGGTTACCCCAAGTTATAGCCAGCGCGTAGACCAGGAACCCGAAGGTGAGGAAACCTAACCACGTCACCGCGGGGATGCCGAGGAACTTCCTCCTCACCGACGCAGGGACGGTTCCCTCATAGAGGGACTTCCTGAGGAAGGGCATGAGAGCTATGGAGAAAGCGAACACAGCGTAGCTGACCTCGAATATGACTGTCACGTCAACTATAGAGATGAAGGGGACGAAGGCGTACATCAGGACACCCGCCACTCCGAGGAGGGCGACCAGAGCTGTGGACTTCACCGGCACGTGGAGCTTCGAGTTCACGTCAGCGAACCACTCCGGAAATATCCTATCGAAGGACCAAGCGAACATGTACCTGGTCAGGGATATGACGAGGGGAGGGTTACTGTAGAAGTTAGGCAACCAGAAGGCTATGAACATGACCAAGTACATCGCAACGTTGCCTGTGGTGATGAGGACGAAGAACGGAGTGAAAGTGGAGATTGAGGACAGAGAGCTGTACACAGGGTCACTCACCCCGTTGCAGGAAATGTAACCCCAGGAGGTGAGGAACTTCTCCCCGAACGCGTCTATGTTCAGCTGTGTGAAGAGCACGTAGTAAGCGCCTATGAGGAGTATGGCGAGTATGACGGAGTATAACACGTTCTTCTTGACGCTCTTCATCTCACCCGACCAGGAAGCGGGGAGGTTGTACCATGTATAGAAGTACCATATGACGGGGATCCCAAGGAAAGCGGAGAGAACAGGGTTAGGTACGAAGGAGAGGCCGTTCCCCTCGGCGTTAGCGATGACCTCATGATAGGCGTTGTGTATCCCCGTAAAGGAGGAAAGGGAGGAGGCGAACTGCGTTGGGTGGATTGTGGTGAGGAGCGCGAACATCGCCACTGTAGTGACGAGGCTTATGACCCCGCTCAACAAGACGAACTTCCACAGGGCTTTCGTGTAGAAGCTGATCAATGCACCTATCACCACTATCGCGACCCCCGTGACGACGCTCCCTACAGTGCTGGAGAAGAAATCCCCCAACGACAGGAGGGAAGAGCTCCCGTAGTACATCCCCAGCCCTGAGAAGAGGTACGCGAACCACCTAGCTCCAAGGTAGCTGTACAGCCCCAGCGAGAGGGCGAAGGCTATGAAGAGGCCGAAGTAGTTTATGAACCCTACAGCGGGATGGAGGGCCCTGCTGTTGAACACGTAGTCCCCGCCTGACCTGGGCATAGACACGCCTGCAACGTAGAAGAGGAACGCCATGCTCAGCGTGGGTACAAGAGTGATGACGTAAGACAAGGGCCAGTTTATCCCGGGGGCGAGCCATAACCACGATATGATGAGTATCGGAACGCCTCCCGTGACCAAGGCGAATGTAGCCATCATAGACGACCACGGGCTCACTTCCCTTACCAGACCTGAGGACTCCCTCAGGAAGACCTTTGTTTTCTTATCGACTTCTCCCATGTGAATCATTTTCACTCCTCCAACAAGGTATAAATATTTTAAAGTGATTAAGGTAAAAACTTTTCAAACTTTACATGGAAAGCCGTCTCTTTAATGAAAGCTTTTAGAAACTTAATAGGACGAATTAGAAGGGAACTTCCAGAGAAAGTCCTCCTCCTCAATCAGGCGTGGGGGCGCGTAAGGTCCCCAGGTCCTAAAACCGTAATAATTCATACTTCCTCAGACCTTAAAGGGAGGTCGGTATATGTCGGTCCATGAATTATGAGCTCTAAAGGATATCACGTAATTTCGTCTTGTCATTTACAT
This genomic interval carries:
- a CDS encoding APC family permease encodes the protein MIHMGEVDKKTKVFLRESSGLVREVSPWSSMMATFALVTGGVPILIISWLWLAPGINWPLSYVITLVPTLSMAFLFYVAGVSMPRSGGDYVFNSRALHPAVGFINYFGLFIAFALSLGLYSYLGARWFAYLFSGLGMYYGSSSLLSLGDFFSSTVGSVVTGVAIVVIGALISFYTKALWKFVLLSGVISLVTTVAMFALLTTIHPTQFASSLSSFTGIHNAYHEVIANAEGNGLSFVPNPVLSAFLGIPVIWYFYTWYNLPASWSGEMKSVKKNVLYSVILAILLIGAYYVLFTQLNIDAFGEKFLTSWGYISCNGVSDPVYSSLSSISTFTPFFVLITTGNVAMYLVMFIAFWLPNFYSNPPLVISLTRYMFAWSFDRIFPEWFADVNSKLHVPVKSTALVALLGVAGVLMYAFVPFISIVDVTVIFEVSYAVFAFSIALMPFLRKSLYEGTVPASVRRKFLGIPAVTWLGFLTFGFLVYALAITWGNPVLLPINFPTIASLAAIYGLGVLIYVGSYVSTKKKGIEPQLIFKEIPPE